From one Mya arenaria isolate MELC-2E11 chromosome 4, ASM2691426v1 genomic stretch:
- the LOC128230992 gene encoding metabotropic glutamate receptor 3-like, whose product MGVWICPCLLALVVVFVHTDGQTLMNHQTCDLMQGHQTIIQPDADAFISGFFAMHNAGENGVGCGGIRTSEMQAYEAIRWALDRLNKINEDLNGERLDDYYIPGVRLGMVANDYCSNPSMAVTMAEAQFPQFGASEYECQKNTNKLMLGTANL is encoded by the exons ATGGGTGTTTGGATCTGCCCATGCTTATTGGCATTGGTGGTGGTGTTTGTGCATACGGACGGACAGACGCTGATGAACCACCAGACGTGTGATCTTATGCAAGGCCATCAAACGATAATCCAGCCAGATGCTGATGCCTTTATCTCTGGGTTTTTCGCTATGCATAACGCAGGAGAGAATGGCGTCGGATGTGGTGGCATTCGGACCAGTG AGATGCAGGCTTACGAAGCTATCCGCTGGGCCCTGGACCGTCTGAACAAAATCAATGAGGATCTCAATGGAGAGAGGCTTGATGACTATTACATTCCTGGGGTCAGACTCG GTATGGTAGCGAATGACTACTGCTCAAACCCATCGATGGCTGTCACCATGGCAGAGGCGCAGTTCCCACAGTTTGGAGCATCTGAGTATGAGTGtcagaaaaatacaaataaacttatGCTAGGTACGGCTAATTTGTAA
- the LOC128231322 gene encoding uncharacterized protein LOC128231322 translates to MGASSSGDTKELEKFAEYHDLALVSYYATAPELSDTEMFPNLMRTIPPDGPLTKTITDFLGQLNWEYVAVVYTDNSYGRGAYNAIRPHLAKAGICLTAALGADPLDDSDATIDDVLRKLMQTNTTGVIYLGNGLLIDALFKRGALYEGAGKLQWVVTDSVSLSDKFPGQTYPRGLISVVPSSRTIIEFEDHWVRIDHTTSSTENPWFQDQYMAQYKCRIPGRNSVYTTDCPILTEIQRRTDFVQDQFVEPAVHAVFTYARALKQAHSDLCGVRGMCDALLQLSAGDFHLNYMRQMDFIYGKKERVESLASYSLVPYNAPARVKYEGNDITNPAFEVFNFNDYPSGTSYKFTSIGTYINQLLEIVNTRLRFYDEPRTMVLPYIPTSQCPSQPCNPCLGAIIDPKYVYIPGDVVITSAFSVHARGPQPLSCGDFLGSIMDMGIQSMEAFIYAIHLVNTEVAPGRGWLKGVKLGGLGFDDCQNAILSNQLITDVHHYSRAIRDENGQNLLDPRKVEAFLGPWMSWDMSELMKTLKRPVIGVQTLSTEFNDFEKYPYFVRATHDIEYIARTFINVVKRNGWKYIQAVIHSGPNGEESGRILKKVAAEEGICVVATHEINGMSDNGAEVVELLRRRMDVQPVAVFLESNGFHVLAKGLKETDSRGEFQFITSTGNSLRLVKGYEEYLTGLISFELWNGPSMTGLVDSLKTVDVQTYTTNPWMREWYENFYDCSFNPIPGQTVCGAQNMFADANFELNSDIIAVVYGVIATAQGLHETLKHYCGDNYEGVCGNFMNARDKGESLVQNIITKTRYVVNTGAANNVYDFNSQRMGNIPYKYFNFQRATALNSYYYTEVGEYRPREDSLYLENLILINSLPSGQIRSSCPGICMECLYLFGYQKFMYVDGDIIIPGIFDVHYRGDSPYSCDDIRVENGFQYTEAFRFALDRINSGMADVKLNGVKLGGLGFDGCTDHIRASAIVTGMYSGAYPIPNTDLASTEVTTEDLMAWLSYDSKTTVNVATILQRHGIPAVSPGATSPLLDNKKMFNTFFRTIPSASVVAEAIAKLSNLLGFKYVVTVNAPEDGNREAVRVFRELAKTEGICIGASYEFKTDGSEAQIFRYLTESTTRVVVVFASPDEYIEGLLREKDRVGNTDIIFITSQPWTTPAKKIKPSGDSPIISTISFNMDGNIDLNDFLLFLESESLSLMDHPNPWFREYFESVMQCNLAGTYKYTRQCQASNVVPLDTDRIRQDMSVLPTINAVYAIAEGIHRTLQTKCGVNYTGVCSEFISDETVFDQIMANMDILSFRDIMDMMFRFVEREADRSLTFYQVQSNGNENRVGTYTGQLNIPLEETLKGQYENVQATCVGECSQCKDDSSGIEKFMFIAGEVTIAALFDVHKMGNTPYTCGEINDMHGFQLMEAFNWAMNYVNTKQGMFSNRLRGIKLGSLVFDTCSSAVRAGNLVANYHARNFEIETTEYRIDPSLIDLYIGPMTSESTVRVADVLKELGIPQIGYGASTLELTNQRKYGYFIRTVPADDKQARTLISLLKKYELENVQLISQNSSNGEYAREEFLRLAPINKICVSAQFVIGQAGKVDANEALDVLKKLNDKPQAKAVVVIMDDPSTMLLEANNLNQIIDGGFFFITTDQMGFGMRGYENLEGIDRLVSNRRLITLEVESADYPEVDAYLEDKTPANYMANPWFREYFEYIHNCSFGDPTLASPLACNQYTMGYPRAEKFIQDPYALYVINAVFSAALGIEQTVIDMCGVTYTGICNILLDHGERREMFLSNIKKVRFEDRTKQPFYYTPAGSSDRGYHIYEPQNFGLSLHAGAQSYYWEDIGSYNDTHFLKMDVEYDPPMSSSCSTGYCECVFPEYQPSRYMKKPSPNDLNIVFVSDIHKANGMGCGEIDTGSNMQNLLAFLFAIERVNANQNSKFQASLKLGGVALDTCSQPSRIGQDVYSLLSGEPICGEKDGVQVIPASSAVAYMVRNSGNSVALSSMLSPLKITSLSMSATSVELNDKLEHPYFLRTVPPDNVQAIVVSQILKTFSWDYITVVYADNTYGRSARDTLLDQAESSNPQYCFSRTISMPLDADLETAKNVIDRLNSRIGARVVVTFVTSEQVQLLLQATTEKGLNHRFIWIGSDSWANSYEITNKYEETAAGAITIQIRSEFSQSFRNFVKSVTFTDRKGIPTDWFEEFYQTMHQCRILGSVIQKTYTRICTGNELFTDDMFTQDPYVLHTIISVYQIANGLNQIEECSQSSSLNIASCLALLKDRKQTIYDSILNAQHDVLPDDLKDRSFNFKFTGEGYGDIGYNIYNFRRNLTSGQYEYIKIGSFSGDLRLDPRDYQSYSFTDRSLPSSRCQIGTTCSCEGLDNTIYSFSRQDRGYEVTDEGQYEDPITGLLVTIEDTPESADRFRDIWAIIVATLAAIGAFAALCMFIYLLVVYPVRGGTTILGYMLSFGIILMYGLVFAFIIHASEELCGLRRFALGFVYSIVYSALFVKLVDCWRTKDKEDIYMVKYNKIGNPWGLFFSACLIVLVQVMVNAEWLILEAPGMERVIYNNMLWPRCSPDDFYDEGLILSNVFNMFLMFLCIIVGLFAFGNDKNHWDCRWLTGCVVLTIPSWMVWCLVASLGEYKMRDAAVAIGLLFNATVMLMCGPMRKLWLLNRYQAQVEAEERKSQFASSQRDYNSIYGTQYDNVPQMHDNGSVRGSTVGVDDVFMYEPKS, encoded by the exons ATGGGAGCATCCAGCAGTGGCGATACAAAGGAACTAGAGAAGTTTGCTGAGTACCACGACCTAGCCCTTGTCTCATACTACGCCACCGCCCCTGAACTCTCTGACACTGAAATGTTCCCCAATCTCATGAGAACCATTCCACCAGATGGACCACTTACCAAA ACAATCACGGATTTCCTTGGCCAGTTGAATTGGGAGTATGTGGCTGTTGTCTACACAGACAACAGTTATGGCCGCGGGGCATATAATGCGATTCGCCCGCATCTCGCCAAGGCTGGCATCTGTCTGACAGCTGCCCTCGGTGCTGACCCCTTGGATGACTCGGATGCCACCATTGATGATGTTTTACGGAAGTTGATGCAGACAAATACCACTGGTGTGATTTATCTTGGGAACGGTTTGCTGATTGATGCATTGTTTAAGAGAGGTGCACTGTATGAAGGGGCTGGAAAACTTCAGTGGGTTGTCACTGACAGTGTGTCCCTCTCTGACAAATTCCCTGGTCAGACTTATCCTAGAG GACTGATATCTGTGGTGCCATCTAGCCGCACAATCATAGAATTTGAGGACCACTGGGTTCGTATTGATCACACCACCTCGTCGACAGAGAATCCCTGGTTCCAAGACCAGTACATGGCCCAATACAAGTGTCGTATACCAGGGAGAAACTCTGTGTACACCACAGATTGTCCGATACTCACAGAAATTCAGCGCCGAACAGACTTTGTTCAGGACCAGTTTGTAGAGCCGGCTGTGCACGCAGTATTCACATATGCTCGTGCCCTGAAACAAGCTCACAGTGACCTGTGTGGTGTCCGAGGAATGTGTGATGCCCTGCTGCAACTGTCTGCAGGAGACTTTCATCTAAATTACATGCGGCAGATGGACTTCATCTACGGGAAAAAAGAGCGTGTTGAGAGCTTGGCATCCTATAGTTTAGTACCATACAATGCCCCAGCTAGGGTGAAATATGAGGGAAACGATATCACAAACCCAGCGTTTGAGGTGTTCAATTTCAACGACTACCCTAGTGGAACGTCATACAAGTTTACAAGC ATCGGCACATACATCAACCAGCTGCTGGAGATAGTCAACACCCGCTTGAGGTTCTACGATGAGCCCCGAACAATGGTTCTCCCTTACATACCAACCTCCCAGTGCCCTTCCCAGCCCTGTAACCCCTGTCTAGGGGCCATCATAGACCCCAAATACGTATACATACCTG GTGACGTTGTTATCACATCTGCCTTTAGTGTGCATGCTCGGGGACCACAGCCTCTGTCCTGTGGAGACTTTCTGGGCAGCATTATGGACATGGGCATACAGAGCATGGAGGCATTCATCTACGCCATTCACCTGGTCAATACAGAAGTAGCCCCTGG gAGAGGTTGGTTGAAAGGAGTAAAACTTGGAGGCCTGGGTTTCGATGACTGTCAGAATGCAATCCTGTCTAACCAGCTGATCACAGACGTTCACCACTATTCCCGTGCCATTCGCGATGAAAATGGTCAAAACCTTCTTGATCCACGTAAAGTTGAGGCCTTTTTGGGTCCCTGGATGTCATGGGACATGTCTGagttaatgaaaacattgaagAGACCAGTAATTGGTGTACAGACCTTGTCTACTGAATTTAATGACTTTGAAAAGTATCCGTATTTCGTTAGAGCTACACATGATATAGAATACATTGCAAGGACATTCATAAATGTTGTGAAGAGAAATGGATGGAAGTACATACAGGCTGTGATTCACTCGGGACCGAATGGTGAAGAGTCGGGCAGAATTCTAAAGAAGGTGGCTGCCGAAGAAGGAATTTGTGTTGTGGCTACACATGAGATTAATGGGATGTCAGACAATGGGGCAGAGGTTGTAGAGCTTCTGAGGCGCCGCATGGACGTGCAGCCTGTGGCTGTCTTCCTGGAAAGTAATGGCTTCCATGTTCTTGCAAAGGGGTTGAAGGAAACTGACTCTCGTGGAGAGTTCCAGTTCATTACTTCGACTGGTAACAGTTTGCGCCTTGTTAAAGGTTATGAAGAGTATTTAACTGGACTGATCAGTTTTGAATTATGGAATGGGCCATCTATGACTGGATTGGTTGACAGTCTTAAAACAGTTGATGTTCAGACTTACACAACCAACCCTTGGATGAGAGAGTGGTATGAAAACTTCTATGACTGTTCTTTCAATCCCATCCCTGGTCAGACAGTGTGTGGAGCACAGAACATGTTTGCTGACGCCAACTTTGAACTTAACTCTGACATCATTGCAGTGGTTTATGGAGTCATAGCAACAGCCCAGGGCCTGCATGAGACCTTAAAACACTACTGTGGTGATA ACTACGAAGGTGTGTGTGGAAACTTTATGAATGCTCGAGACAAGGGCGAGTCACTTGTGCAGAATATAATTACCAAGACACGGTACGTGGTGAACACTGGAGCAGCCAACAATGTGTACGATTTCAACAGTCAGCGAATGGGAAATATCCCttacaaatatttcaacttcCAGCGGGCAACCGCCCTCAATTCCTACTACTACACTGAG GTTGGAGAATATCGGCCGCGTGAGGACAGTCTGTACCTGGAGAACTTAATTCTGATCAACAGCCTTCCGTCTGGCCAGATCCGCTCTTCCTGCCCTGGCATCTGCATGGAGTGCCTCTACCTCTTCGGCTACCAGAAATTCATGTACGTCGATGGTGACATTATTATCCCCGGAATATTCGATGTTCACTACCGCGGTGACTCACCTTACAGTTGTGATGACATTCGGGTGGAGAATGGCTTCCAGTACACAGAGGCTTTCAGATTCGCTCTTGATAGGATCAACTCGGGCATGGCCGATGTCAAGTTGAACGGTGTTAAGCTTGGAGGCCTGGGATTTGATGGTTGCACAGACCACATTCGAGCATCGGCTATTGTTACTGGCATGTATTCAGGAGCCTACCCAATTCCAAACACAGACCTTGCAAGCACAGAGGTTACCACTGAGGACTTAATGGCCTGGCTGTCATATGACAGCAAGACAACTGTGAATGTAGCTACCATCCTACAACGTCATGGCATTCCTGCAGTCTCACCAGGGGCAACCAGTCCACTCCTTGATAACAAGAAAATGTTCAATACCTTCTTTAGAACCATTCCGTCTGCAAGTGTGGTGGCTGAAGCCATTGCCAAACTGTCCAATCTGCTTGGTTTCAAGTATGTGGTTACTGTGAATGCACCTGAAGATGGAAACAGGGAAGCAGTAAGGGTTTTTAGAGAGCTTGCAAAAACTGAAGGGATCTGTATTGGTGCCTCATATGAGTTTAAAACTGACGGGAGTGAGGCCCAGATTTTCCGCTACCTTACAGAATCTACAACCAGGGTTGTGGTTGTCTTTGCGAGCCCAGATGAGTACATCGAGGGACTTTTAAGGGAGAAAGACCGGGTAGGAAACACAGACATCATCTTCATTACCAGCCAACCATGGACAACACcagcaaagaaaataaaaccaaGTGGGGACTCTCCAATCATATCTACCATCAGTTTCAACATGGATGGAAACATTGACCTGAATGACTTCTTACTATTCTTGGAGAGTGAGAGTCTGTCTCTCATGGACCACCCAAATCCCTGGTTCCGAGAGTATTTCGAGTCTGTGATGCAATGTAACCTGGCCggcacatacaagtacacaagGCAGTGCCAAGCCTCCAATGTTGTCCCCCTTG acaCTGATCGTATACGCCAGGATATGAGTGTTCTACCTACCATTAATGCTGTCTATGCCATCGCTGAGGGAATCCACCGCACTCTACAAACCAAGTGTGGTGTCAACTACACCGGTGTATGTTCAGAGTTTATCAGTGATGAAACTGTGTTTGATCAGATAATGGCCAACATGGACATCCTGAGTTTCCGTGACATAATGGACATGATGTTCCGGTTCGTTGAAAGAGAAGCTGACCGCAGCCTGACATTCTATCAAGTTCAGTCAAATGGAAATGAGAACAGA GTTGGCACATACACCGGCCAGTTGAATATTCCCCTGGAAGAGACTTTAAAGGGTCAGTATGAGAACGTTCAAGCCACTTGCGTGGGTGAGTGTAGCCAGTGCAAGGACGATAGCTCCGGCATCGAGAAATTCATGTTCATCGCTGGAGAGGTCACTATTGCAG CATTGTTTGATGTTCACAAAATGGGAAACACACCGTACACGTGTGGTGAGATAAATGACATGCATGGCTTCCAGCTCATGGAGGCCTTCAACTGGGCCATGAACTATGTCAACACGAAGCAGGGCATGTTCTCCAACCGCCTGAGGGGCATCAAGCTTGGCTCTCTTGTGTTTGACACTTGCAGCAGTGCTGTCAGGGCAGGCAATCTTGTGGCCAACTACCATGCCAGAAATTTTGAGATTGAGACAACAGAGTACAGAATAGACCCCAGCTTGATCGACCTCTACATTGGTCCAATGACGAGTGAATCCACTGTCCGTGTTGCTGACGTACTTAAAGAGTTAGGTATTCCTCAGATTGGCTATGGGGCATCAACCTTAGAGCTCACAAACCAACGCAAGTATGGCTATTTCATAAGGACTGTGCCAGCTGATGACAAGCAAGCCAGGACCCTGATTTCTCTCCTCAAGAAATATGAACTTGAAAATGTTCAGCTGATCTCACAGAACAGCTCAAATGGAGAGTACGCCAGAGAAGAGTTCCTGCGACTTGCCCCTATCAACAAAATATGTGTATCTGCTCAGTTTGTGATTGGTCAAGCAGGAAAGGTAGATGCAAATGAAGCGCTCgatgttttgaagaaattgaaTGATAAGCCACAAGCTAAGGCAGTTGTCGTAATTATGGATGACCCTTCCACTATGTTGCTTGAAGCAAATAACTTGAATCAAATTATAGATGGAGGATTCTTCTTTATAACAACTGACCAGATGGGATTTGGAATGCGTGGGTATGAAAATCTTGAGGGAATTGACCGTCTTGTAAGCAATAGAAGGTTGATCACTCTAGAGGTGGAGTCTGCTGACTACCCAGAGGTGGACGCCTATTTGGAGGACAAAACACCAGCTAACTATATGGCCAATCCTTGGTTCAGGGAGTACTTTGAGTATATTCACAATTGTTCATTTGGAGATCCTACTCTGGCTTCCCCCCTTGCATGCAATCAGTACACAATGGGCTATCCGCGGGCAGAGAAGTTTATCCAGGATCCATATGCGCTTTATGTGATCAACGCAGTGTTCTCAGCAGCCCTTGGCATTGAGCAGACCGTGATTGACATGTGTGGAGTGACCTACACGGGCATCTGTAACATCCTGCTTGACCATGGCGAGAGACGTGAAATGTTCCTCAGTAATATAAAAAAG GTGAGGTTTGAAGACCGAACCAAGCAGCCATTTTACTACACACCAGCTGGCTCGAGTGACAGAGGCTACCACATTTACGAACCCCAGAATTTTGGCCTCAGTCTGCATGCAGGTGCACAGTCATACTACTGGGAAGAT ATTGGCAGTTACAATGACACCCACTTCCTGAAGATGGATGTGGAATATGACCCCCCCATGAGTTCCTCCTGCTCGACGGGATACTGTGAGTGTGTCTTTCCAGAGTACCAGCCATCCCGATACATGAAGAAGCCCTCACCCAATGACCTCAACATAGTGTTTGTCTCTGATATCCATAAGGCAAATGGGATGGGGTGCGGAGAAATTGATACCGGCAGCAACATGCAGAACTTGTTGGCTTTCTTGTTTGCCATTGAAAGAGTGAATGCAAACCAGAATTCCAAGTTTCAAGCCAGTTTGAAGTTGGGAGGCGTGGCATTGGACACTTGTTCCCAGCCTAGCCGTATTGGGCAGGATGTGTACAGCTTGCTCAGCGGGGAACCAATTTGTGGTGAGAAGGATGGCGTTCAGGTCATCCCTGCATCCTCTGCTGTGGCTTACATGGTGAGGAATAGTGGAAACTCAGTTGCCCTCAGCAGCATGCTGTCTCCATTGAAGATTACCTCACTAAGTATGAGCGCAACATCGGTGGAGCTGAATGATAAGCTTGAACATCCATACTTCCTGCGAACTGTGCCTCCGGATAATGTCCAGGCTATTGTGGTCAGCCAGATCCTTAAGACCTTCTCCTGGGACTATATAACAGTTGTGTATGCTGACAACACGTATGGACGTTCTGCACGGGACACACTCCTTGATCAAGCTGAATCATCAAACCCTCAGTATTGTTTCAGTAGAACAATCTCCATGCCTCTTGATGCTGACCTGGAAACAGCTAAAAATGTAATTGATAGGTTAAACTCAAGAATCGGTGCTAGAGTTGTTGTAACGTTTGTTACATCTGAACAGGTACAACTCCTCTTGCAAGCTACCACTGAAAAAGGTCTCAACCATAGATTCATCTGGATAGGTAGTGACAGCTGGGCCAACAGTTAcgaaataacaaacaaatatgaagaaACTGCTGCTGGTGCCATAACTATTCAGATCCGCTCTGAATTCAGCCAGTCTTTTAGGAACTTTGTAAAGAGTGTGACATTCACTGACCGCAAAGGTATTCCAACTGACTGGTTTGAAGAATTTTACCAGACGATGCACCAATGTCGTATCTTGGGCAGTGTCATCCAGAAAACCTACACTAGAATCTGCACAGGCAATGAACTGTTCACTGACGATATGTTCACTCAGGACCCATATGTTCTTCATACAATCATCAGCGTGTATCAGATTGCCAATGGTTTGAATCAGATAGAGGAATGCAGCCAGAGTAGCAGTCTGAACATTGCATCCTGCCTCGCTTTGCTGAAAGATCGCAAACAAACCATCTATGACAGCATACTGAATGCACAGCATGATGTCTTGCCCGATGATCTTAAGGACAGGTCTTTCAACTTTAAATTCACTGGGGAAGGCTATGGTGATATTGGGTACAATATTTACAACTTCAGGAGAAATTTGACCTCAGGACAGTATGAATACATCAAG ATTGGCAGTTTCTCTGGTGATCTACGCCTTGACCCTCGTGACTACCAGAGCTACAGTTTCACGGACCGTTCCCTGCCTTCCTCTCGCTGCCAGATTGGTACCACATGCTCATGCGAGGGTCTTGATAACACCATATACTCGTTCAGTCGCCAGGACCGAGGCTATGAGGTCACAGATGAGGGGCAGTATGAGGACCCAATCACCGGACTGTTGGTAACTATCGAGGACACACCTGAGAGTGCAGACAGGTTCAGGGATATCTGGGCCATCATAGTGGCCACACTGGCGGCCATTGGAGCTTTTGCTGCCCTCTGTATGTTCATATACCTGCTAGTGGTTTACCCAGTCAGGGGTGGAACAACCATCCTTGGTTACATGCTCTCCTTCGGAATCATCCTCATGTATGGCCTCGTGTTTGCGTTCATTATCCACGCTTCTGAAGAACTTTGTGGTCTCCGACGATTTGCACTTGGATTTGTGTATTCCATTGTGTATTCAGCTTTGTTTGTCAAGCTTGTAGACTGTTGGAGAACAAAAGACAAGGAAGACATCTATATggtcaaatataataaaataggcAATCCCTGGGGATTGTTCTTCAGTGCATGTCTTATTGTGCTGGTACAAGTGATGGTTAATGCAGAGTGGTTGATTCTAGAGGCACCGGGAATGGAGCGCGTCATATACAACAACATGCTGTGGCCCCGCTGTTCGCCAGACGACTTCTACGATGAGGGACTGATCCTCTCCAACGTGTTTAACATGTTCCTCATGTTCCTCTGTATCATTGTGGGCCTGTTCGCCTTTGGCAACGACAAAAACCACTGGGATTGCAG ATGGTTGACGGGCTGTGTGGTGCTAACAATTCCGTCATGGATGGTGTGGTGCCTAGTAGCGTCTCTGGGAGAGTACAAGATGCGGGATGCAGCTGTCGCTATTGGTCTTCTGTTCAATGCCACAGTGATGCTGATGTGCGGGCCAATGCGGAAGCTCTGGTTGCTTAACCGCTACCAGGCACAGGTGGAGGCGGAAGAGCGAAAATCTCAGTTTGCCTCAAGTCAGAGAG ATTACAACTCCATCTATGGGACACAATATGACAATGTCCCACAGATGCATGACAACGGTTCAGTGAGGGGCAGTACAGTGGGAGTAGAcgatgttttcatgtatgaacCCAAGAGTTAG